CTTAACATCCCTTTCATATGAAACTATCTGATGCCCCCATGTGGCTAACATAAGCATCTGATATTTTGCTATCATTGTTCATAAGAAACCATAATGTAACATTATGGAATCCATTCTTTTGCTCATTCTGCACAGTTCTTACAGTACAAATAATGACCTCAAATAGAATCATTTGTTATGTTTTACTCAGGATTAATTTCTTGGTGAAACATGCATCTTAATAATCTATAATTATATTAACTAGGTAGTGTTAGGCTACCCCCAATAAATTAACCTTAGGAAATTAGTGTTAGCTAACACAGAATACCTCTGTCTCACTTCCAATGCATGGATCGTATATTTCCTGTTCCTAAATTTGGAGCCCAGACTTGTAAGAGGTGCCACTATATTGTAGATGTAGCATGTGAAATGTGTCACCATGGAAAGGAAGAGTTGTGCATTAGTACTGTAATtttgaaaatgcacacacattcGCTTTCACAAATTGGTATGCATGGCCCAAGGTGGCATATAACTACAAGAAGACTGGGAAGGGTGGACTCCAAGGGACTGAGAAATAGAGTTAAATTAGATACCATAAACACCAGCATGAATCCATCATTTCAAACATTTGGGGGTCTCAGAATATCTGGGTTCCATGCATTAACTCAACTATTTGGGATTTCAGAACATCAGTATTCTGGGCATTCATTCAGACTCCTGACTTGATTAAATGTTAAATCCATGAATGAGTCCTATGTTCTGATCTGAGCCACTGTCCAGTTTGTATCTGTGGCCTTAAGATAAATGGTGATTAGGGTTCTGAAATTGTGCATGATGTACCTTGGTTTCAGAACACCTGTGGGAGAATAAACATGAGACCAAACTGAGATCCACATTTGTTTATAACGGGCTAAATGTGGAATGGAGTATATCAATCATAAGGTCATTTGGTATGTTCTGATaaccactgtttttatttttattttttcagtaggAATCATCTCAAAAATGATGGAAGCTGGAAACCACACAATGGTAACAGAGTTCATTATTTTGGGGCTAACTGACGACCCCACCCTTGGTTCTGTCTTCTTTATATTGTTCCTGGGAGTCTATCTCACCACTGTATTGGGCAATGTCAGCATAATCATGTTGATCAGAAGAAGCCCCCAGCTTCACACCCCCATGTACCTCTTCCTCAGCCACTTGGCCTTTGTGGACATTGGGTACTCCAGCTCGGTCACACCTGTCATGATTGTGAGTTTCCTGAGAGAGAGAATTGCCATCCCTGTGGCTGGCTGCATAGTCCAGCTTGGCTCTGATGTGGTCTTTGGGACTGCTGAGTGCTTCCTGCTGGCTGCCATGGCCTATGATCGCTACGTGGCCATCTGCTCACCCCTGCTCTACTCCACTCTCATGTCTCCCAGGGTCTGCTTCATCTTACTGGTTATTTCCTATGTGGGTGGATGTGTCAATTCTTCATCATGTACCAGCTGTTTATTGAGCCTGACTTTTTGTGGACCAAATAAAGTCAACCATTTCTTCTGTGACCTTCCACCACTGGTGGAGCTTTCTTGTACCCATGATTACATTGCTGAAATGTCTCCTGCCATCTCAGCAGGCTCCATCATTGTCATCACCCTGTTCATCATCATTGTGTCTTACCTCTACATCCTTCACTCCATCCTCAGGATGCGCTCTACTGAGGGCAGGCACAAGGCCTTCTCCACCTGCACCTCTCACCTCACTGCAGTCACCTTGTTTTATGGGacagttacatttgtttatgtcatACCAAAGTCAAGTCATTCACCCAACCAAATTAAAGTGGTGTCCGTGTTCTACACAGTGGTGATTCCCATGTTGAATCCCTTGATCTACAGTCTGAGGAACAAGGAGGTAAAAGAGGCCATGAGGAAATTGATGGGGCAAACACATTCCTCATTTTGAACAAAGTTCAATATTAATCTATAAATTAATAATCAACCATTTGGGGAACATATATGATAAATATGTAATACCTCTTAGTCtcacttgtatgtgtgtgatgtttatgTATACAAAAGTCcatatatgtgcaggtgtgtgtgtgtgcatatgtgtgtacatatatctcAAGGACAAAGGACAATCTCAACTGTCATTTCTCAGAACATCATCTACCTTgaattttgaaacagtgtctctcattggcctagaacttTGCAAGCAGGCTAGCCTGGTTGATCAGTGAGCCCTCTGTCTCTCACTCCCAGCACTGTAATTACAAACTTGCACCATCTATCTAACTTTTATACAAGCTCTGGTGAACACACTCAGATATGTGTAAGGCAAGCACTATATGGACTGAGCTATCACCCCATTCATAGTAGGTTTATTTTATGCCCATATACATGTCTATATGTTATTAATATCAGCTGCAACTTATCAATATCTAGAGTCACACAACCTTGGGTTTAAATCAAATGTGTACATTTCAAGATTAGAATACTTTTTCTCCACTCCACAAATAATTAAAGGAGTCTATGGTTAGAGGCATATTCTAGTTGGTTGTTATCTTATAAATTACCATCTTGGAAGTGCCATGTACTTCATGGTCAGGCAATTGATGACAGTGTTCCCCATGTTCCTTTATCTGGAAGTTCTGGTATGCCTTATTCAgtgatgatataatagtttaaatAATGAAGCTGTGTAGTACATACACATCAAGGGGACTAAAGTAAACTGATTTTCAGAAACTCTATATCTTTGTTGATTCTGGGTTTTTTAACTTTCTTGATAAGTTattgaaatatgtttaaaaatacttctcGTGGAACTTTGATGCAGTTCTATATTATGAAGCCTCATTGCTTTTGTGGCGTTCAGCTGTTTACTGAAGCAAAGTTTGCACTCCCTTCTGGCTGCCATGGCCTCGGATTTCTATGTGGTGATCTACTTGCACCTGATCTCAGTCCCCATGTTCTTAAAGTCTTCATCATCCCATTTAAGCTCCCTTAGCTCTCCATGTGAGTGGATGTGTAAGCATTTGaaattttacttgatttttttggTCTGTCCTCTATGAACCAAATTAGATGGATAACTTTTTCTCTGATGTTTCTCCATTGCTGAAACTTTCCTGCTTGGACATCTTTCATTGGAATATCACCTGAATCTCTTCTGGCTCCATCACAGTGTTATCACAGTGTTTTCCATAGGTGTCTCATCTATGTCCTCATCACCAACCTGAAGACGTGAGCCGTCCAAAGCTTTCTCCGCATGCACCTTCCATTTCACTGTGGTCACGCTGCTTTATGGGAACATCACATTCATGTACATGATGATCAAGCCCATCTACTCCACTGAACACAACTAAGTAGTGTCCATCTTCTACATGGTTGAAGCCCATGTTGAAGTCCCTCATCTACAGACTGGAGAAGGCAATTATCAGAATATATTCTTAGACTCTACTTTTGGCTTCAAAATGGAACTACAAAGTTTTCATTTAACAGTGTAACATTTCAAACCTACCATATACTGTTTGTCTGATTGTTTAAGCTTTTAAAACCATATATAGCAACCTAGGGCATCACACATGCTGATCCAGTACTCTACCCCCAGTCTCCCATTTTTTTTGTTCTAATTCTCACTTGTAAGCATTTCTAAACTAATTAGGAGGCAACTTGCAATCTGTTATAAGTGCCCCTCCAACTTCCTTTTTTGCCATCTGTGACACTTCTggcatttgtttatctatttacttGTGCTTTTACAGATTCTATTCTTTACAAATTCAGACTCTGGTTATTGTTAACAAATTAATTATAGCCAGGAaaggtggcacagacctttaatcccagtacttgggaggcagaagcaggtgaaactttgtaagttcgaggccatcctggtctatagagctagttacagaacagccaggactacataaggAAAACCagtcttgaacaaaacaaaagctaataattataataatataaaatagaataaaaagacaCCAATCTGGACTCTTACTGTATTGGTTATGTTCCATTTTGGCCACATGTTATTTACTTGCAACTTCAAAAATGTTAATAATAGAGATAATAGA
The DNA window shown above is from Cricetulus griseus strain 17A/GY chromosome 3, alternate assembly CriGri-PICRH-1.0, whole genome shotgun sequence and carries:
- the LOC100765962 gene encoding olfactory receptor 481 isoform X2: MMEAGNHTMVTEFIILGLTDDPTLGSVFFILFLGVYLTTVLGNVSIIMLIRRSPQLHTPMYLFLSHLAFVDIGYSSSVTPVMIVSFLRERIAIPVAGCIVQLGSDVVFGTAECFLLAAMAYDRYVAICSPLLYSTLMSPRVCFILLVISYVGGCVNSSSCTSCLLSLTFCGPNKVNHFFCDLPPLVELSCTHDYIAEMSPAISAGSIIVITLFIIIVSYLYILHSILRMRSTEGRHKAFSTCTSHLTAVTLFYGTVTFVYVIPKSSHSPNQIKVVSVFYTVVIPMLNPLIYSLRNKEVKEAMRKLMGQTHSSF